The sequence below is a genomic window from Schistocerca nitens isolate TAMUIC-IGC-003100 chromosome 4, iqSchNite1.1, whole genome shotgun sequence.
GTAACATATGTATATGAAATCTGATTTACTCATTACTGACTGAGTGATGGATATGAAGAGattgattacagtaaatatttaattttagtaaCAATTAAATAGCTACTCAGTCACAATTTAGTGAGTACACTAATATTTGGGTCATAGTTTGGGTTAGAGATTGCATCATTAGGTAATATTAATAGAGAAATTAACATGTACAATCATATTTTGAACAGAAGACACAAGTAATTTTTGACATTGTTCGTGAAACATGCATTAAATACTGATGAATCTCATAAACTGTGACAAGAACTGTGTCAAGTGCTAATAAAATAAAGATGGTACTGATACTGAGAGGAGCACAGTTGTAAAGAAGTGGCCGGATGAATGCTATTAATGCTACTTGAGCACAGAAGAAGAAAAACTGGCATTTGGAAAATAATTGTTTCTTCTGTTAATACTTCCAGGTGGAGAGGCTGTAGTCACTGCTTAAAACTATTCACTAACATTTTGTTCCTGTATGCAGGGTACACATTCAGAGGTGAGTCACTGACAATTCTTTAGAAATTTCAATGTGCCTGAACTTACAGGGATAGAAAAAGCAGACGTAAACAGAAGTACACAGTGCTTTCGTATTACTTTTGGAGAATACGTCGGGCAAATGTACGTACGATGGAAGAATGTGTTCTATTTTTTGTAGCACAGTAGACTGAGCAATGAGCGACATTCTAATGGGAACCATTTAAATGACAGAAACagtcacagaaaagaaataaagaagaaagtGAGGCAGTCGAATATGTGTTAGGAACTGCCACTGGGGAAATATGCGAATGAGAGATACGGGCTGGAATGTGGTACAGAAATAGAGCTACAGAGTGTTAGAGAGTGATGTCAGCTAGGAGCATCCAGTAGAGGGAGAGTAACGGGTTGCACTGTAATGGAAACTGTTTACACAGTGCTCGAAATGGAATGGATGAAACACGAGCGGTGTGGGCGAAAGGAAAGTGAAGCACCGTTCGAGTGAGTAGCCGCCGGGAGCTGCTGCCGGAGAGACGTGCAGTGGCGGCGGGTGGTGTGTGGCGCCGCGGCGGCTCAGGCCGGGCAGTCGAGGTTGTCGAGCAGCGTCCAGGCGGCGCCGGTGGCGGCGCAGTGCGCACGCACGGACAGGTTGCGCGCGGCGGCCCAGGAGCGAAGCGGGTATAGCGCACAATCGCACTCCAGTGGGTTGCCGCCCAGCTCGAGGCGCGCCAGCGAGCGCAGAGGCGCGAATGCGGCGGCGGGCGGCGCTCGCAGCTCGTTGTCCTGCAGGTCGAGCCTGCGCAGCGCGCCCAGCCCGGAGAAGGCGCCGGCAGGCAGGTCGCGCAGCCGGTTGGCCGACAGGTCGAGGAAGAGCAGTGCCGACGAGGCAGCGAAGGCGCCGGGCGCGGAGGGCAGCGCGCGCAGCCTGTTGCGCGCGAGGTAGAGCGCGCGCAGGTGCGGCAGCGCGGCGAGCGCGCGGCGCGGCAGCGCGGCCAGGCCGCAGCGCGACGCGTCGAGCACGAGCAGCAGCGGCGCGCGCAGCCAGGCGCCGTCGGCGGGCAGCGCGGCCAACGGGTTGCCGTCCAGGAAGAGCTCCTGCAGGCGCGGGTTGTGCGCGAACGTGTCGGCGTGCAGCGCGCGCAGCCGGTTGTCGCTGAGGCGCACGGTGCGCAGCAGGCGCAGCCCGCGGAACGCGTCCGGCTCGACGGCAGCCAGCGCGTTGGCGCCCGCGTCGAGCAGCTCGAGCGCCGACAGCCCCAGCGCCGCCAGCGAGCCGTTGCGCAGTGCCGTCAGGTTGTTGTCGGACAGGTCGAGCTGCTGCGCCGCCGGGTCCAGCGAGGCCGGCAGGTCGGTCAGCCCGGCGGCCCGGCAGTCCGCCTTGGAGCCGGTGTACGTCCAGTAGGTCTTGCACGGCGACGGTGCCAGCTCGGACTCGTCCGAAGACGAGGACGCCGGCGCCGTCATCGACAGGGGCGCCGAGACGACGGCCGGAGCGGCCGACGCCCACGacgccaacagcagcagcagcggcagcgactTTGCGATACGTAACATCTGCGAGACACAAATTGTCGGGGTAAACGCACCGATCTGAGCGCACTATTTGCACTTAATAAATTATTAACGGGTGTGTCGAAGAATTCGAGTGAGGAACAGTACTGGCCAAATGCACCttcctgcaagattcgcaggagagcttctgtgaagtttggaaggtaggagatga
It includes:
- the LOC126252627 gene encoding platelet glycoprotein V-like; amino-acid sequence: MLRIAKSLPLLLLLASWASAAPAVVSAPLSMTAPASSSSDESELAPSPCKTYWTYTGSKADCRAAGLTDLPASLDPAAQQLDLSDNNLTALRNGSLAALGLSALELLDAGANALAAVEPDAFRGLRLLRTVRLSDNRLRALHADTFAHNPRLQELFLDGNPLAALPADGAWLRAPLLLVLDASRCGLAALPRRALAALPHLRALYLARNRLRALPSAPGAFAASSALLFLDLSANRLRDLPAGAFSGLGALRRLDLQDNELRAPPAAAFAPLRSLARLELGGNPLECDCALYPLRSWAAARNLSVRAHCAATGAAWTLLDNLDCPA